A genomic stretch from Solenopsis invicta isolate M01_SB chromosome 15, UNIL_Sinv_3.0, whole genome shotgun sequence includes:
- the LOC105192820 gene encoding nitric oxide-associated protein 1 isoform X2: protein MRSPWSELLSEHNIKLITFTKYSAWKMYVGGTYRYLRGCRDKYQLIRAFTYSTKRNTLEDSTGLQCIQSQSLDPRVTALREKLIYCDYLDYQKVKVNYMKRFLLKKKFENNKKKAQIDKLTNTPVYSILLDTLRNDKESSGRHLEQERTNAEEKVAKPVHMPYASTDLYSNVDTPSNETNKNYVDENITLLNDKYKALYEKYLMEKSAALENREFTLQNYLEETDTTVSYKKDFSSNIPSNWMVDVEQYDDASQEDTWLNNYGTPDPNSNISSVPCGGCGALLHCKDQALPGYLPSELFLKRSERELQIMICQRCHFMQYYNTTLEVKVSADEYPELLKVIKTKKCAVILMVDLTDFPCSIWPEINSVLHPYTPVFVVGNKIDLLPQDSKHFFTHIKECLLKSVATGTGIKKENIKHVALVSAKTGYGIEELINKLHKIWKYKGDVYVIGCTNVGKSSLFNALLQSDYCKVQAVDLVQRATISPWPGTTLNLLKFPILNPLRWRLYLRTLRLQKEQQYKHAEEKFRIDQFKATHNLKYATLQSHIGRTFQSKFGTKVDDPFAEEKYKKRTQQFGLDETREEYKHSRWCYDTPGTIQPDQVLDLLTTQELLSVLPKKIISPRTFVLHVNQTIFLGGIGRLDYIEGNHFIRCTIFSSSELPVTLTRTEDADSVYNELLETEAFVVPENNPDRLKHWPALESKEMEVTGVGKNESIGDIVLSSAGWIAITAKEADRVLLRAWSPQGRGLYLRIPALLKKSVVLRGNRIAEVPTYKSGRQAYKQRNSQRERFYSRKFEEDSGGEG, encoded by the exons ATGCGATCACCCTGGAGCGAACTGTTATCcgaacataatattaaattgattacttTCACTAAGTATTCTGCGTGGAAAATGTACGTAGGTGGTACGTATCGTTATTTGAGAGGCTGTCGCGATAAGTATCAGTTAATTCGGGCTTTTACATATTCGACGAAACGCAATACGCTAGAGGATTCAACTGGCCTTCAATGCATTCAATCTCAGTCTCTTGATCCCAGAGTCACGGCACTGCGAGAGAAATTGATATACTGCGACTATTTGGATTATCagaaagtaaaagtaaattacATGAAGCGTTTCttgttgaaaaagaaatttgagaatAATAAGAAGAAAGCACAAATTGACAAACTCACAAATACACCCGTCTACAGCATCCTCCTTGACACGTTGAGAAATGATAAAGAGAGTAGCGGCCGCCACTTGGAACAAGAACGTACGAATGCGGAAGAAAAAGTAGCGAAACCCGTACATATGCCGTATGCGAGTACAGATTTATACAGTAATGTCGACACACCTTCCAACGagacgaataaaaattatgttgacgaaaatataacattattgaACGACAAGTATAAAgctttgtatgaaaaatatttaatggaaAAGAGCGCAGCTTTAGAAAATAGAGAATTTACTCTGCAGAATTATTTAGAGGAAACGGATACCACGGTGTCATACAAGAAAGATTTTTCATCAAACATTCCATCCAATTGGATGGTCGATGTCGAGCAGTATGATGATGCTTCGCAAGAAGATACTTGGCTTAACAATTATGGAACTCCAGATCCAAACTCTAATATTAGTTCCGTTCCATGCGGCGGATGTGGTGCTTTGTTACACTGTAAGGATCAAGCGCTACCAGGTTACTTACCCTCAGAGTTATTTTTAAAGAGGAGcgagcgagaattgcaaattatgaTTTGTCAAAGATGCCACTTTATGCAGTATTACAACACCACGTTAGAGGTGAAGGTATCTGCGGATGAATATCCAGAACTTTTAAAAGTAATCAAAACGAAGAAATGCGCCGTTATTCTGATGGTTGATCTTACAGATTTTCCATGTAGCATATGGCCTGAAATAAATAGCGTACTTCATCCTTATACACCAGTATTCGTTGTGGGGAATAAGATAGATTTGCTGCCCCAAGATTCCAAACATTTCTTCACTCACATTAAAGAATGCCTGTTAAAGTCTGTAGCAACAGGAACAGGAATCAAGAAGGAGAATATTAAACATGTAGCACTCGTATCTGCAAAAACTGGCTATGGTATTGAagaacttataaataaattacacaaaatcTGGAAATATAAAG GAGACGTTTATGTAATTGGATGTACAAACGTTGGTAAGTCTTCTCTGTTCAACGCTCTTCTGCAGTCTGATTATTGCAAGGTACAGGCTGTGGATCTCGTACAACGTGCAACTATTTCACCTTGGCCAGGCACAACATTGAACTTGCTGAAATTTCCTATTTTAAATCCTCTCCGATGGCGACTTTACTTGAGAACGTTGCGATTGCAAAAGGAACAACAGTATAAGCATGCCGAAGAGAAATTTCGAATCGATCAGTTTAAAGCAacacataatttaaaatacgcCACATTGCAAA GTCACATTGGCAGAACATTTCAATCAAAATTTGGAACTAAAGTAGATGATCCGTTTgcggaagaaaaatataaaaaacgtacGCAACAATTCGGTCTTGACGAGACTAGAGAAGAGTATAAACACAGCCGCTGGTGTTATGATACTCCCGGTACCATTCAACCGGATCAGGTGTTAGATTTGTTGACGACGCAGGAACTTTTGTCGGTTTTACcgaagaaaataatttcgcCTAGAACTTTCGTTCTACATGTTaatcaaacaatatttttgggTGGAATAGGTAGATTGGATTATATAGAGGGCAATCATTTTATTAG gtGTACAATATTTTCAAGTAGTGAATTGCCGGTAACATTAACTCGTACCGAAGATGCGGATAGTGTATACAACGAGTTACTCGAAACGGAAGCGTTTGTCGTACCTGAAAACAATCCGGACCGATTGAAACATTGGCCGGCTTTGGAATCAAAGGAGATGGAAGTTACTGGTGTCGGAAAGAATGAATCCATCGGCGACATTGTTTTATCCAGTGCGG GATGGATCGCGATCACTGCCAAAGAAGCTGACCGTGTTTTATTGAGAGCTTGGAGTCCACAAGGTCGCGGTTTATACTTGAGAATACCAGCGCTTTTGAAGAAATCTGTCGTTCTACGTGGCAATCGAATCGCTGAGGTACCGACGTACAAAAGCGGACGCCAAGCATATAAAca
- the LOC105192820 gene encoding nitric oxide-associated protein 1 isoform X4, with the protein MKRFLLKKKFENNKKKAQIDKLTNTPVYSILLDTLRNDKESSGRHLEQERTNAEEKVAKPVHMPYASTDLYSNVDTPSNETNKNYVDENITLLNDKYKALYEKYLMEKSAALENREFTLQNYLEETDTTVSYKKDFSSNIPSNWMVDVEQYDDASQEDTWLNNYGTPDPNSNISSVPCGGCGALLHCKDQALPGYLPSELFLKRSERELQIMICQRCHFMQYYNTTLEVKVSADEYPELLKVIKTKKCAVILMVDLTDFPCSIWPEINSVLHPYTPVFVVGNKIDLLPQDSKHFFTHIKECLLKSVATGTGIKKENIKHVALVSAKTGYGIEELINKLHKIWKYKGDVYVIGCTNVGKSSLFNALLQSDYCKVQAVDLVQRATISPWPGTTLNLLKFPILNPLRWRLYLRTLRLQKEQQYKHAEEKFRIDQFKATHNLKYATLQSHIGRTFQSKFGTKVDDPFAEEKYKKRTQQFGLDETREEYKHSRWCYDTPGTIQPDQVLDLLTTQELLSVLPKKIISPRTFVLHVNQTIFLGGIGRLDYIEGNHFIRCTIFSSSELPVTLTRTEDADSVYNELLETEAFVVPENNPDRLKHWPALESKEMEVTGVGKNESIGDIVLSSAGWIAITAKEADRVLLRAWSPQGRGLYLRIPALLKKSVVLRGNRIAEVPTYKSGRQAYKQNVEAEDVDVNVDVNVDVDEEDDDNDDTAHGSNAAISSLFTNFGYERW; encoded by the exons ATGAAGCGTTTCttgttgaaaaagaaatttgagaatAATAAGAAGAAAGCACAAATTGACAAACTCACAAATACACCCGTCTACAGCATCCTCCTTGACACGTTGAGAAATGATAAAGAGAGTAGCGGCCGCCACTTGGAACAAGAACGTACGAATGCGGAAGAAAAAGTAGCGAAACCCGTACATATGCCGTATGCGAGTACAGATTTATACAGTAATGTCGACACACCTTCCAACGagacgaataaaaattatgttgacgaaaatataacattattgaACGACAAGTATAAAgctttgtatgaaaaatatttaatggaaAAGAGCGCAGCTTTAGAAAATAGAGAATTTACTCTGCAGAATTATTTAGAGGAAACGGATACCACGGTGTCATACAAGAAAGATTTTTCATCAAACATTCCATCCAATTGGATGGTCGATGTCGAGCAGTATGATGATGCTTCGCAAGAAGATACTTGGCTTAACAATTATGGAACTCCAGATCCAAACTCTAATATTAGTTCCGTTCCATGCGGCGGATGTGGTGCTTTGTTACACTGTAAGGATCAAGCGCTACCAGGTTACTTACCCTCAGAGTTATTTTTAAAGAGGAGcgagcgagaattgcaaattatgaTTTGTCAAAGATGCCACTTTATGCAGTATTACAACACCACGTTAGAGGTGAAGGTATCTGCGGATGAATATCCAGAACTTTTAAAAGTAATCAAAACGAAGAAATGCGCCGTTATTCTGATGGTTGATCTTACAGATTTTCCATGTAGCATATGGCCTGAAATAAATAGCGTACTTCATCCTTATACACCAGTATTCGTTGTGGGGAATAAGATAGATTTGCTGCCCCAAGATTCCAAACATTTCTTCACTCACATTAAAGAATGCCTGTTAAAGTCTGTAGCAACAGGAACAGGAATCAAGAAGGAGAATATTAAACATGTAGCACTCGTATCTGCAAAAACTGGCTATGGTATTGAagaacttataaataaattacacaaaatcTGGAAATATAAAG GAGACGTTTATGTAATTGGATGTACAAACGTTGGTAAGTCTTCTCTGTTCAACGCTCTTCTGCAGTCTGATTATTGCAAGGTACAGGCTGTGGATCTCGTACAACGTGCAACTATTTCACCTTGGCCAGGCACAACATTGAACTTGCTGAAATTTCCTATTTTAAATCCTCTCCGATGGCGACTTTACTTGAGAACGTTGCGATTGCAAAAGGAACAACAGTATAAGCATGCCGAAGAGAAATTTCGAATCGATCAGTTTAAAGCAacacataatttaaaatacgcCACATTGCAAA GTCACATTGGCAGAACATTTCAATCAAAATTTGGAACTAAAGTAGATGATCCGTTTgcggaagaaaaatataaaaaacgtacGCAACAATTCGGTCTTGACGAGACTAGAGAAGAGTATAAACACAGCCGCTGGTGTTATGATACTCCCGGTACCATTCAACCGGATCAGGTGTTAGATTTGTTGACGACGCAGGAACTTTTGTCGGTTTTACcgaagaaaataatttcgcCTAGAACTTTCGTTCTACATGTTaatcaaacaatatttttgggTGGAATAGGTAGATTGGATTATATAGAGGGCAATCATTTTATTAG gtGTACAATATTTTCAAGTAGTGAATTGCCGGTAACATTAACTCGTACCGAAGATGCGGATAGTGTATACAACGAGTTACTCGAAACGGAAGCGTTTGTCGTACCTGAAAACAATCCGGACCGATTGAAACATTGGCCGGCTTTGGAATCAAAGGAGATGGAAGTTACTGGTGTCGGAAAGAATGAATCCATCGGCGACATTGTTTTATCCAGTGCGG GATGGATCGCGATCACTGCCAAAGAAGCTGACCGTGTTTTATTGAGAGCTTGGAGTCCACAAGGTCGCGGTTTATACTTGAGAATACCAGCGCTTTTGAAGAAATCTGTCGTTCTACGTGGCAATCGAATCGCTGAGGTACCGACGTACAAAAGCGGACGCCAAGCATATAAAca
- the LOC105192820 gene encoding nitric oxide-associated protein 1 isoform X3: MRSPWSELLSEHNIKLITFTKYSAWKMYVGGTYRYLRGCRDKYQLIRAFTYSTKRNTLEDSTGLQCIQSQSLDPRVTALREKLIYCDYLDYQKVKVNYMKRFLLKKKFENNKKKAQIDKLTNTPVYSILLDTLRNDKESSGRHLEQERTNAEEKVAKPVHMPYASTDLYSNVDTPSNETNKNYVDENITLLNDKYKALYEKYLMEKSAALENREFTLQNYLEETDTTVSYKKDFSSNIPSNWMVDVEQYDDASQEDTWLNNYGTPDPNSNISSVPCGGCGALLHCKDQALPGYLPSELFLKRSERELQIMICQRCHFMQYYNTTLEVKVSADEYPELLKVIKTKKCAVILMVDLTDFPCSIWPEINSVLHPYTPVFVVGNKIDLLPQDSKHFFTHIKECLLKSVATGTGIKKENIKHVALVSAKTGYGIEELINKLHKIWKYKGDVYVIGCTNVGKSSLFNALLQSDYCKVQAVDLVQRATISPWPGTTLNLLKFPILNPLRWRLYLRTLRLQKEQQYKHAEEKFRIDQFKATHNLKYATLQSHIGRTFQSKFGTKVDDPFAEEKYKKRTQQFGLDETREEYKHSRWCYDTPGTIQPDQVLDLLTTQELLSVLPKKIISPRTFVLHVNQTIFLGGIGRLDYIEGNHFIRCTIFSSSELPVTLTRTEDADSVYNELLETEAFVVPENNPDRLKHWPALESKEMEVTGVGKNESIGDIVLSSAGWIAITAKEADRVLLRAWSPQGRGLYLRIPALLKKSVVLRGNRIAEVPTYKSGRQAYKQFL; this comes from the exons ATGCGATCACCCTGGAGCGAACTGTTATCcgaacataatattaaattgattacttTCACTAAGTATTCTGCGTGGAAAATGTACGTAGGTGGTACGTATCGTTATTTGAGAGGCTGTCGCGATAAGTATCAGTTAATTCGGGCTTTTACATATTCGACGAAACGCAATACGCTAGAGGATTCAACTGGCCTTCAATGCATTCAATCTCAGTCTCTTGATCCCAGAGTCACGGCACTGCGAGAGAAATTGATATACTGCGACTATTTGGATTATCagaaagtaaaagtaaattacATGAAGCGTTTCttgttgaaaaagaaatttgagaatAATAAGAAGAAAGCACAAATTGACAAACTCACAAATACACCCGTCTACAGCATCCTCCTTGACACGTTGAGAAATGATAAAGAGAGTAGCGGCCGCCACTTGGAACAAGAACGTACGAATGCGGAAGAAAAAGTAGCGAAACCCGTACATATGCCGTATGCGAGTACAGATTTATACAGTAATGTCGACACACCTTCCAACGagacgaataaaaattatgttgacgaaaatataacattattgaACGACAAGTATAAAgctttgtatgaaaaatatttaatggaaAAGAGCGCAGCTTTAGAAAATAGAGAATTTACTCTGCAGAATTATTTAGAGGAAACGGATACCACGGTGTCATACAAGAAAGATTTTTCATCAAACATTCCATCCAATTGGATGGTCGATGTCGAGCAGTATGATGATGCTTCGCAAGAAGATACTTGGCTTAACAATTATGGAACTCCAGATCCAAACTCTAATATTAGTTCCGTTCCATGCGGCGGATGTGGTGCTTTGTTACACTGTAAGGATCAAGCGCTACCAGGTTACTTACCCTCAGAGTTATTTTTAAAGAGGAGcgagcgagaattgcaaattatgaTTTGTCAAAGATGCCACTTTATGCAGTATTACAACACCACGTTAGAGGTGAAGGTATCTGCGGATGAATATCCAGAACTTTTAAAAGTAATCAAAACGAAGAAATGCGCCGTTATTCTGATGGTTGATCTTACAGATTTTCCATGTAGCATATGGCCTGAAATAAATAGCGTACTTCATCCTTATACACCAGTATTCGTTGTGGGGAATAAGATAGATTTGCTGCCCCAAGATTCCAAACATTTCTTCACTCACATTAAAGAATGCCTGTTAAAGTCTGTAGCAACAGGAACAGGAATCAAGAAGGAGAATATTAAACATGTAGCACTCGTATCTGCAAAAACTGGCTATGGTATTGAagaacttataaataaattacacaaaatcTGGAAATATAAAG GAGACGTTTATGTAATTGGATGTACAAACGTTGGTAAGTCTTCTCTGTTCAACGCTCTTCTGCAGTCTGATTATTGCAAGGTACAGGCTGTGGATCTCGTACAACGTGCAACTATTTCACCTTGGCCAGGCACAACATTGAACTTGCTGAAATTTCCTATTTTAAATCCTCTCCGATGGCGACTTTACTTGAGAACGTTGCGATTGCAAAAGGAACAACAGTATAAGCATGCCGAAGAGAAATTTCGAATCGATCAGTTTAAAGCAacacataatttaaaatacgcCACATTGCAAA GTCACATTGGCAGAACATTTCAATCAAAATTTGGAACTAAAGTAGATGATCCGTTTgcggaagaaaaatataaaaaacgtacGCAACAATTCGGTCTTGACGAGACTAGAGAAGAGTATAAACACAGCCGCTGGTGTTATGATACTCCCGGTACCATTCAACCGGATCAGGTGTTAGATTTGTTGACGACGCAGGAACTTTTGTCGGTTTTACcgaagaaaataatttcgcCTAGAACTTTCGTTCTACATGTTaatcaaacaatatttttgggTGGAATAGGTAGATTGGATTATATAGAGGGCAATCATTTTATTAG gtGTACAATATTTTCAAGTAGTGAATTGCCGGTAACATTAACTCGTACCGAAGATGCGGATAGTGTATACAACGAGTTACTCGAAACGGAAGCGTTTGTCGTACCTGAAAACAATCCGGACCGATTGAAACATTGGCCGGCTTTGGAATCAAAGGAGATGGAAGTTACTGGTGTCGGAAAGAATGAATCCATCGGCGACATTGTTTTATCCAGTGCGG GATGGATCGCGATCACTGCCAAAGAAGCTGACCGTGTTTTATTGAGAGCTTGGAGTCCACAAGGTCGCGGTTTATACTTGAGAATACCAGCGCTTTTGAAGAAATCTGTCGTTCTACGTGGCAATCGAATCGCTGAGGTACCGACGTACAAAAGCGGACGCCAAGCATATAAAca aTTCTTGTAA
- the LOC105192820 gene encoding nitric oxide-associated protein 1 isoform X1, with product MRSPWSELLSEHNIKLITFTKYSAWKMYVGGTYRYLRGCRDKYQLIRAFTYSTKRNTLEDSTGLQCIQSQSLDPRVTALREKLIYCDYLDYQKVKVNYMKRFLLKKKFENNKKKAQIDKLTNTPVYSILLDTLRNDKESSGRHLEQERTNAEEKVAKPVHMPYASTDLYSNVDTPSNETNKNYVDENITLLNDKYKALYEKYLMEKSAALENREFTLQNYLEETDTTVSYKKDFSSNIPSNWMVDVEQYDDASQEDTWLNNYGTPDPNSNISSVPCGGCGALLHCKDQALPGYLPSELFLKRSERELQIMICQRCHFMQYYNTTLEVKVSADEYPELLKVIKTKKCAVILMVDLTDFPCSIWPEINSVLHPYTPVFVVGNKIDLLPQDSKHFFTHIKECLLKSVATGTGIKKENIKHVALVSAKTGYGIEELINKLHKIWKYKGDVYVIGCTNVGKSSLFNALLQSDYCKVQAVDLVQRATISPWPGTTLNLLKFPILNPLRWRLYLRTLRLQKEQQYKHAEEKFRIDQFKATHNLKYATLQSHIGRTFQSKFGTKVDDPFAEEKYKKRTQQFGLDETREEYKHSRWCYDTPGTIQPDQVLDLLTTQELLSVLPKKIISPRTFVLHVNQTIFLGGIGRLDYIEGNHFIRCTIFSSSELPVTLTRTEDADSVYNELLETEAFVVPENNPDRLKHWPALESKEMEVTGVGKNESIGDIVLSSAGWIAITAKEADRVLLRAWSPQGRGLYLRIPALLKKSVVLRGNRIAEVPTYKSGRQAYKQNVEAEDVDVNVDVNVDVDEEDDDNDDTAHGSNAAISSLFTNFGYERW from the exons ATGCGATCACCCTGGAGCGAACTGTTATCcgaacataatattaaattgattacttTCACTAAGTATTCTGCGTGGAAAATGTACGTAGGTGGTACGTATCGTTATTTGAGAGGCTGTCGCGATAAGTATCAGTTAATTCGGGCTTTTACATATTCGACGAAACGCAATACGCTAGAGGATTCAACTGGCCTTCAATGCATTCAATCTCAGTCTCTTGATCCCAGAGTCACGGCACTGCGAGAGAAATTGATATACTGCGACTATTTGGATTATCagaaagtaaaagtaaattacATGAAGCGTTTCttgttgaaaaagaaatttgagaatAATAAGAAGAAAGCACAAATTGACAAACTCACAAATACACCCGTCTACAGCATCCTCCTTGACACGTTGAGAAATGATAAAGAGAGTAGCGGCCGCCACTTGGAACAAGAACGTACGAATGCGGAAGAAAAAGTAGCGAAACCCGTACATATGCCGTATGCGAGTACAGATTTATACAGTAATGTCGACACACCTTCCAACGagacgaataaaaattatgttgacgaaaatataacattattgaACGACAAGTATAAAgctttgtatgaaaaatatttaatggaaAAGAGCGCAGCTTTAGAAAATAGAGAATTTACTCTGCAGAATTATTTAGAGGAAACGGATACCACGGTGTCATACAAGAAAGATTTTTCATCAAACATTCCATCCAATTGGATGGTCGATGTCGAGCAGTATGATGATGCTTCGCAAGAAGATACTTGGCTTAACAATTATGGAACTCCAGATCCAAACTCTAATATTAGTTCCGTTCCATGCGGCGGATGTGGTGCTTTGTTACACTGTAAGGATCAAGCGCTACCAGGTTACTTACCCTCAGAGTTATTTTTAAAGAGGAGcgagcgagaattgcaaattatgaTTTGTCAAAGATGCCACTTTATGCAGTATTACAACACCACGTTAGAGGTGAAGGTATCTGCGGATGAATATCCAGAACTTTTAAAAGTAATCAAAACGAAGAAATGCGCCGTTATTCTGATGGTTGATCTTACAGATTTTCCATGTAGCATATGGCCTGAAATAAATAGCGTACTTCATCCTTATACACCAGTATTCGTTGTGGGGAATAAGATAGATTTGCTGCCCCAAGATTCCAAACATTTCTTCACTCACATTAAAGAATGCCTGTTAAAGTCTGTAGCAACAGGAACAGGAATCAAGAAGGAGAATATTAAACATGTAGCACTCGTATCTGCAAAAACTGGCTATGGTATTGAagaacttataaataaattacacaaaatcTGGAAATATAAAG GAGACGTTTATGTAATTGGATGTACAAACGTTGGTAAGTCTTCTCTGTTCAACGCTCTTCTGCAGTCTGATTATTGCAAGGTACAGGCTGTGGATCTCGTACAACGTGCAACTATTTCACCTTGGCCAGGCACAACATTGAACTTGCTGAAATTTCCTATTTTAAATCCTCTCCGATGGCGACTTTACTTGAGAACGTTGCGATTGCAAAAGGAACAACAGTATAAGCATGCCGAAGAGAAATTTCGAATCGATCAGTTTAAAGCAacacataatttaaaatacgcCACATTGCAAA GTCACATTGGCAGAACATTTCAATCAAAATTTGGAACTAAAGTAGATGATCCGTTTgcggaagaaaaatataaaaaacgtacGCAACAATTCGGTCTTGACGAGACTAGAGAAGAGTATAAACACAGCCGCTGGTGTTATGATACTCCCGGTACCATTCAACCGGATCAGGTGTTAGATTTGTTGACGACGCAGGAACTTTTGTCGGTTTTACcgaagaaaataatttcgcCTAGAACTTTCGTTCTACATGTTaatcaaacaatatttttgggTGGAATAGGTAGATTGGATTATATAGAGGGCAATCATTTTATTAG gtGTACAATATTTTCAAGTAGTGAATTGCCGGTAACATTAACTCGTACCGAAGATGCGGATAGTGTATACAACGAGTTACTCGAAACGGAAGCGTTTGTCGTACCTGAAAACAATCCGGACCGATTGAAACATTGGCCGGCTTTGGAATCAAAGGAGATGGAAGTTACTGGTGTCGGAAAGAATGAATCCATCGGCGACATTGTTTTATCCAGTGCGG GATGGATCGCGATCACTGCCAAAGAAGCTGACCGTGTTTTATTGAGAGCTTGGAGTCCACAAGGTCGCGGTTTATACTTGAGAATACCAGCGCTTTTGAAGAAATCTGTCGTTCTACGTGGCAATCGAATCGCTGAGGTACCGACGTACAAAAGCGGACGCCAAGCATATAAAca